A window of Edaphobacter lichenicola contains these coding sequences:
- the zwf gene encoding glucose-6-phosphate dehydrogenase produces MSASTVPVGVSAAAVDATKKGERVPEPCIVVIFGASGDLTKRKLLPALYHLDQSGLLPKDFAVVGVARRDLSATFGPDMKEGILKGGGVEENDPKLKPFMDRISYFATEFDDDAGFDKLKAHLAELDGKFNTKGNRLFYLAVAPEFFADITRRLGKHGMASPEAGDKHWVRVIIEKPFGTDLESARKLNDEINDVLAEDQIFRIDHYLGKETVQNILVFRFGNGIFEPVWNRNFIDHVEITAAESIGIEGRGPFYEKAGAVRDVLQNHVMEVLSFVAMEPPDSFEAEAVRTEKLKVWRAIEGIPVNNTVRGQYGPGKVDGKDVVGYRQEDRVSPTSSTETFAAIRLGIENWRWAGVPFYLRAGKRLAKRVTEVTIVFKQPPLHLFKSNSSEDNIAPNIIKMRIQPDEGISLQFGAKVPGPTTNLAQVNMAFSYADAFGKSSANGYERLLLDAMLGDATLFAHRDGVEATWALFTPILEAWAKVEAKHFPNYAAGTEGPECADELLAKDDRKWEKL; encoded by the coding sequence ATGAGCGCAAGTACAGTACCAGTCGGCGTATCGGCAGCAGCGGTGGATGCCACCAAGAAGGGTGAGCGCGTGCCGGAGCCCTGCATCGTGGTTATCTTTGGAGCCTCGGGCGATCTGACTAAGCGGAAGCTTTTGCCGGCGCTCTATCACCTGGATCAATCGGGACTTCTGCCGAAGGACTTCGCGGTGGTCGGGGTGGCGCGTCGCGATCTGAGCGCAACGTTTGGCCCTGACATGAAGGAAGGCATTCTGAAGGGCGGCGGGGTTGAGGAGAACGATCCGAAGCTGAAGCCGTTTATGGATCGCATCTCTTACTTCGCGACGGAGTTCGACGACGATGCTGGCTTCGATAAGTTGAAGGCGCACCTGGCGGAGTTGGATGGCAAGTTCAACACGAAGGGCAATCGGCTGTTCTATCTGGCGGTGGCGCCGGAGTTCTTTGCCGACATCACACGCCGATTGGGCAAGCATGGTATGGCAAGTCCCGAGGCCGGGGACAAGCACTGGGTGCGGGTGATCATCGAGAAACCGTTTGGCACCGATTTAGAGTCGGCGCGCAAGCTGAACGACGAGATCAACGATGTGCTGGCTGAAGATCAGATCTTCCGCATTGATCACTACCTGGGGAAGGAGACGGTTCAGAACATTCTGGTGTTTCGCTTCGGCAATGGGATCTTTGAGCCGGTGTGGAATCGCAACTTCATCGACCATGTCGAGATTACGGCTGCTGAGTCGATTGGTATTGAAGGGCGTGGGCCGTTCTACGAGAAGGCCGGCGCGGTTCGCGATGTGCTGCAGAACCATGTGATGGAGGTTCTCTCGTTTGTGGCGATGGAACCACCGGACTCGTTTGAAGCTGAGGCGGTGCGTACCGAGAAGCTGAAGGTTTGGCGTGCGATTGAGGGCATTCCTGTCAACAACACAGTGCGTGGACAGTATGGTCCGGGCAAGGTGGATGGCAAGGACGTCGTTGGGTATCGGCAAGAGGATCGTGTCTCGCCAACCTCGAGCACGGAGACCTTTGCTGCGATCCGGCTGGGGATCGAAAACTGGCGATGGGCGGGCGTTCCGTTTTACCTGCGCGCCGGGAAGCGGCTGGCCAAGCGCGTGACGGAGGTGACGATTGTGTTCAAGCAGCCGCCGCTGCACCTCTTCAAGTCCAACAGCAGCGAGGACAATATTGCTCCGAACATCATCAAGATGCGGATTCAGCCGGATGAGGGGATCTCGCTGCAGTTTGGCGCGAAGGTTCCTGGGCCGACTACCAATCTTGCACAGGTGAACATGGCGTTCAGCTACGCGGATGCGTTCGGCAAGTCTTCGGCGAACGGGTATGAGCGGCTGTTGCTGGATGCGATGCTGGGTGATGCGACGTTGTTCGCGCACCGCGATGGCGTTGAGGCGACCTGGGCGCTGTTTACGCCGATCCTCGAGGCGTGGGCGAAGGTTGAGGCCAAGCACTTCCCCAACTACGCGGCTGGCACTGAAGGGCCGGAGTGCGCGGATGAGCTTCTGGCGAAGGATGACCGGAAGTGGGAGAAGCTGTAG
- the pgl gene encoding 6-phosphogluconolactonase, whose protein sequence is MPRPVSVTFRVSPTPAATARAAAQLFTEAAGKAAQSRGLARIAISGGTTPKTMFGLLADPAEPFLKQVPWDKLDLYWVDERCVPPDNAESNYRMTKEALLSKVPLPAERVHRMEGELAPDVAAARYESTIRNTFKLEGAETPTFDLVLLGMGDDGHTASLFPHTEALNEMSHIVVPNHVPQKDTWRITLTWPVINQGREVAFLIEGAGKTQVLHDVFLGPYQPEVHPSQLIRPASGQLTLLLDSAAAAKLPAPANSDSTGTLELK, encoded by the coding sequence ATGCCCCGTCCAGTTTCTGTTACCTTTCGCGTATCGCCAACACCAGCAGCCACGGCTCGGGCCGCTGCGCAGCTCTTTACCGAGGCCGCGGGGAAGGCCGCACAGTCGCGCGGGCTGGCTCGCATCGCCATCTCTGGCGGCACGACGCCTAAGACGATGTTCGGCCTGCTCGCGGACCCGGCGGAGCCGTTTCTCAAGCAGGTTCCGTGGGACAAGCTCGATCTCTACTGGGTGGATGAGCGCTGCGTGCCGCCTGACAATGCGGAGTCGAACTACCGCATGACCAAGGAGGCACTGCTCTCGAAGGTTCCGCTGCCGGCGGAGCGGGTGCACCGGATGGAGGGAGAGCTCGCACCTGACGTTGCTGCGGCGCGCTACGAATCGACGATTCGAAATACGTTCAAGCTTGAGGGCGCGGAGACTCCTACGTTCGACCTGGTGCTGCTGGGTATGGGCGACGATGGGCATACGGCGTCGCTGTTTCCGCATACCGAGGCGCTGAACGAGATGAGCCACATTGTGGTGCCAAACCACGTTCCGCAGAAGGATACGTGGCGCATCACGCTGACCTGGCCGGTGATCAACCAGGGCCGGGAGGTGGCGTTTTTGATCGAGGGCGCGGGCAAGACGCAGGTTCTGCACGATGTTTTTCTGGGTCCGTACCAACCCGAGGTGCACCCTTCGCAGCTGATTCGTCCGGCCAGCGGACAACTGACCCTCTTGCTCGACTCGGCTGCAGCGGCTAAGCTGCCTGCACCGGCGAATTCGGATTCGACCGGAACTTTGGAGCTTAAATAG
- the glk gene encoding glucokinase: MILAGDVGGTKVHLALYDFANGRLHQIRDQKFPAVEYVSLDDVVHKFLAGDGTNATQGGDIFGACFGCPGPVRDGRLKLTNLPWTLDTRDLVKSLSIPHISLINDLEATGYGIPELAPESIFTLHEGDLEATGHAGLMAAGTGLGQALLIWDGQKHRPIASEGGHADFAARSNREIALLEYLRSTLKGRVSWERVVSGIGIKNVYAFLRDVEKIDEPGWLHDRMQTEDPNAVIGECAEDGSSSLCFETMKIFAGAYGAEAGNIALQVLATGGMYLGGGIAPKILKTLKNGTFTQAFIDKGRLSPMVESVPVRVILDDTCALLGAAAYAEARASENAGYSERAASVKAS; this comes from the coding sequence ATGATTCTCGCTGGGGATGTTGGCGGAACAAAGGTTCACCTTGCACTGTACGACTTCGCCAATGGGCGTCTGCACCAGATCCGCGACCAGAAGTTTCCTGCGGTTGAGTATGTGAGCCTGGACGATGTGGTTCATAAGTTTCTGGCTGGGGACGGGACCAACGCGACGCAGGGAGGGGATATCTTTGGGGCTTGTTTCGGGTGTCCGGGGCCGGTTCGCGATGGGCGTCTGAAGCTGACGAACCTGCCTTGGACGCTGGATACACGCGACCTGGTGAAGTCGCTTTCGATTCCTCATATATCTCTGATCAATGATCTTGAGGCGACCGGTTATGGCATCCCCGAGCTTGCGCCGGAGAGCATCTTTACGCTGCACGAGGGCGATCTCGAGGCTACCGGGCATGCGGGCCTGATGGCAGCGGGGACGGGGCTGGGCCAGGCGCTGCTGATCTGGGATGGGCAGAAGCACCGTCCGATCGCGTCGGAGGGCGGCCATGCCGACTTTGCGGCGCGGAGTAATCGCGAGATTGCGCTGCTGGAGTACCTGCGCTCTACGCTGAAGGGACGCGTTAGCTGGGAGCGGGTTGTCTCCGGTATTGGCATCAAGAATGTCTACGCCTTTCTGCGCGATGTGGAGAAGATCGATGAGCCGGGGTGGCTGCATGACCGGATGCAGACGGAGGATCCGAACGCTGTGATCGGGGAGTGTGCCGAGGATGGCTCCAGCTCGTTGTGCTTCGAGACGATGAAGATCTTCGCTGGGGCTTATGGGGCGGAGGCGGGCAATATCGCGCTGCAGGTGCTTGCGACGGGCGGGATGTATCTTGGCGGGGGTATTGCTCCGAAGATTTTGAAGACGTTGAAGAACGGCACCTTTACCCAGGCTTTCATCGACAAGGGGCGGTTGTCGCCGATGGTCGAGTCGGTGCCGGTTCGCGTGATTCTGGACGATACCTGTGCTCTGCTGGGGGCGGCGGCTTATGCGGAGGCTCGTGCGTCGGAGAACGCGGGTTATTCGGAGCGCGCGGCTTCGGTTAAGGCTTCGTAG
- a CDS encoding methyltransferase domain-containing protein, which yields MPTTSITSPEIASQEILDARSSEDIAVASPSAFPSPAFSGGLDFTQRADLIELMDLPCPYEELRACLHDIARVNRLTFAQRPTLGWLEDLVAAHPRSAAPLRVVDVGCGYGDTLRKIDRWAARRGVAVTLTGIDLNPDAIRAAREATPPSQQIEWLVGDALADHTQGPIDVVLCSLLTHHLTNAQIVLFLRWMEQTARRGWFIDDLHRKPGPYHLFRLWARFANWHRFVKNDGPVSIRRSFVVEDWQRLCSAAEIGVGNVSITEHRPARLCVGRVK from the coding sequence TTGCCCACCACTTCTATTACGTCCCCCGAAATCGCGTCGCAGGAAATTCTCGATGCCCGTTCTTCCGAAGACATTGCAGTAGCTTCGCCATCGGCGTTTCCTTCGCCGGCGTTTTCGGGCGGGCTCGACTTCACACAGCGTGCCGATCTGATTGAGTTGATGGATCTGCCTTGCCCTTATGAGGAGCTCCGCGCGTGCCTGCATGATATTGCCCGCGTCAACCGGCTGACGTTTGCGCAGCGGCCTACGCTGGGCTGGCTGGAAGATCTGGTGGCGGCGCATCCTCGCTCGGCGGCTCCGTTGCGCGTGGTGGACGTGGGGTGCGGCTATGGAGATACACTGCGGAAGATCGATCGATGGGCGGCCAGGCGGGGAGTTGCGGTGACGCTGACGGGCATCGATCTGAATCCGGATGCGATTCGCGCCGCGCGGGAGGCTACGCCGCCGAGCCAGCAGATTGAGTGGCTGGTTGGGGATGCGCTGGCCGATCACACGCAGGGGCCTATCGACGTTGTCCTCTGTTCCTTGTTAACGCACCACCTGACGAATGCGCAGATCGTGCTGTTTCTGCGTTGGATGGAGCAGACGGCGCGGCGTGGGTGGTTCATCGACGATCTACATCGCAAGCCGGGGCCCTACCACCTGTTTCGGCTATGGGCGCGGTTTGCGAACTGGCACCGGTTCGTGAAGAACGATGGGCCGGTGTCGATCCGGCGCAGCTTCGTGGTGGAGGACTGGCAGAGGCTGTGCTCTGCTGCCGAGATTGGCGTGGGGAACGTCTCAATCACGGAGCACCGTCCGGCGCGGCTTTGCGTGGGACGGGTCAAGTAA